The Pseudanabaena sp. PCC 6802 genomic interval AACAAGGAAGCATAGCGATCGATCCCAATCGAGCTGAAGATTTGATTCAGCAAGTAGTCAATCAGTTTAGCGCCACAAGCGTTTCAACTTTACTTGTGGTTCAGCTACAGAAACACTAGCTCAGCAGGCAAGCCAATGGAGAAAGTCATTAGAAAATTTAGTACAGCTACAGTTTGAGGAATAGTCCATGGAAGAAGTTCTAACCGAAAAATCAGTCATCAAGGAACTGCAAGAAGGACTGTTAACGCTTGGATACGATCCTGGTGTAATAGATGGTATTTTGGGAGCACGAACAAGGAATGCACTTATAGAATTACAAAAAGCTAGTGGAGTCCAGGTTGATGAGAGTTCTAACGATTTGGCTAGGCCAGAGATTCGTGAACTACAACGGCAGCTACGTAAGCTTGGATACGATCCTGTTTATATTGATGGTATTTTTGGACCAAAAACAAGAGAAGCACTAATAAAATTCCAAGAAGCAGTTGGCATTGAGGCAAAAGGTATTTTGGATGCTAATACACTTGCCAATCTTCAAGAAGAACTGTCGAATTCCTCTGACAGCAGAACGCGTCTAAAGAAACAAGGCAGTACTCAAATCTATACACTACAAACAGACAAACCTTGGGAGCTACGCTTCGATGCTTTAGTCATTCCGGTTGGCAATTCCGGAGGTTTGGGGAGCTTCGGTCAAAGTATGTCGAAAGCTATAAATGGTTCATACTTGGCAGGAATTATAGAGGAAGAGATTAAGAAACAGAGCCAAACTCATATTGAGCCAAGCAAACCAATTCTTGTGCAAATACCTGCAAGCCTCAATTCTCAGTTATCGAAACTCCAAAGTTTTGAGACTACTGCAAGATCCCTAATTTGTGCAACAGTTGAAGAGAAAGGCCGCAAACAGCATGTCAGTGTTGCTAATGCTGCCAAAGCAGTTGCTGCAACTATAAGTCTAGCAGCAGATCGAGGTATATCCCGTTTGGTAATTCCTCTTTTAGGGACTGGTGTCAATCAACTCAATAAGGACAAAGTTGCTGAGGAAACGCTGGATACAATCATTCGAGAACTTGACGCGAATTCCTCTAAAACGGGGGGGATTAAGGAAATCACAATTGTAGACAGAGAGAATATAATTGAGACTCTTAGGGTTGCTGCAAATCGATTTCGTCAAGAATATTTAGGTCAAAGTCCTAACAACGATCTGCCAGAGGGTGAAGATCTTCTCCAAATAAAAAATGAGGTTTATGCCTTAGCTGAGGTCCTGCTAATGCGTACTTTAGAACCACCCTTGGCAGTTGGAATTTTAGGCAGTTGGGGCAGTGGTAAGTCCTATATCATGCATCTCATGCGACAAAAAATGACCCAAATTCGTAGCAATAGTATTACCACTAAAGAGGCATGGGGAGAATCAGATTGCGAAGATCGATACTCATCTCAAAAGCAAACCTCACCGTATGTTGGACACGTCTACCAAATCACATTTGATGCGTGGACTTATGCTCGGTCAAACCTATGGGCAAGCTTAATGGAAACAATTTTCTTTGAGCTAAATCGTCAACTAACTCTGGAAAAGCAATTAGGTGCAGTAGGAATCGATCCTCTTAGAGGTGGTGAAATTTGGAAAGTACTTAGTGATGGATTAACTGATGAAGAACGGCAGACATTAATTAAAAACGTGCTAGAATCAGAAAAACTTCAAGAATGGGAAAAGATTGCTTCTGACCGTAGCTTGAGCGATCAGCTTTGGACAACTCTTGAAGAAACGAGAAAAAGGGAGAACGAGACCCTAAAAGAAAAAGAAGAGGCTTTAAAGAGGGAACAAGAGAAGCTAATAAAGAGGCAAAATAGTTTGGAAATAGAAATTGCTTTTCAGGTTCAATCCGACCCAGTAGTCAGTATCCTGGAATCTAATTTGAAGATGTTGATGGGAGAAAGTTTTAATCAGTTTCAGGACGAAATTAAGAGATTGACAGGAGGTGAAATTAATCACGAGGATTTATTGTGGGCAAAATCAAAAATTACAACGCTTACACTATCTAAAATACTAACCCCAGGTAGTCTTTGGAAATGGGCAAATCTAAATTGGAAGGGGCTTTTTCTTTTTACAGTGTTTGTTCTGCTATCAATAAGTTTCCCTTTGTTGTTGGGAGTACAGAATAATATAATTTCAAGTTTGCTAACTGCTATGCCAGCTCTGCTACCTGCAACAGCGATTGCAAAAAATTTATTAAACACCTGGCATAAGTGGCATGAATCGATAGAAAAATATCTGGATGATTATGAAAATCAAGTTCTTGAAGCTAGAGAAAAGCGAATTAGGGAAGATCCAGATCTCAAGCTGATTGAGGGCAAAATCAAACAATTGGAGACGCAAGTTGAAGAGCAACGACAGAGAGTCATTACTGCTAATAGAGGTTCGCTAGCAGATTTTGTTAACACTAAGGTTGAGTCAGGTCTTTATGGTAAGAAATTGGGCTTAATGCAGCAAGTGAAAAGCGATCTAGCTAGCCTGGCAGAGCAACTAACTCTCCCAAATAAAGATCGCGTGCCTGCGGCAAGGTTTAATCAAAAAACTGAATTCTTGAGCAAACTCTTTCCGCGAGGGCCAGCAAGGGTTGTACTTTACATTGATGATTTAGATCGCTGCCCACCTCAACGAGTTGTAGAGGTATTAGAGGCAATTCAATTACTGGTAAAGCTCCCTTTATTTGTAGTCGTTCTTGCTATTGATGAGCGCTATATTGCTAGAGCTTTGGAAAAGGTTTATCAGGGTGTTTTATCTCGCAAAGGCAATCCCTCAGGTATTGACTATATTGAGAAAATTATCCAAATCCCCTATCGAGTAAGACCAGTCATGCGTAACGTATTGCAAGGGTATCTTAAATTCTTAATGCAAATAAGCGAAGACGCATCCCATGATAGTAACGATATTTTTAAAGAGGATAAAGATCCTTCCGACCATAAAACTACTGCGGAGGTAACCGATCCGAGACTCCCTAGTTTACCTGTTCTACCTCCAGATGATATTAAGCCGCTACCACGAAAAGTTCTTGAATTCACTAAGGAAGAATTTGATACTGTAAAGCAATGCTGCCAGCAAGTTGAGCTTTCTCCAAGAACTATCAAACGGTTGATCAATGTATATAAACTTTTTAAAATAATTTTGTTTCGATCGAGCCAACTTCAGAGTTTGCAAGAAGATAAGGATGCTAGGACAGTAATTGTTTCTTTCTTGGTTTTATCAGGTCGATATCCAAGCTTGATGAGGGGTATATTTGATAATTTAGAGTTAGCCTTAGAGGAGGATCAATCACAAAACAAAGCGCTCATTGAATACTTCCCAGAAGAACGCGGGTTCAATGGTGATACTTATCTGTCGCGGGAGTGGAGAAGGCTGCGCCATGATGCAAAAATAATGGGATTTGGAGAGCTAAGATTCCAGAAACTTAATGTAGAAATCTTCAATTTAGTGAGATCTTTTTGTTTTATCGGTGATATTGGCTACGACCCAGATGACTTCGCTCAAAATAAGATACCAAACCATTAGCCTTCATACTACTTTTGAAGTGGAGCAGCGATCGCCTGAAGTTAAAGCATGTTTCAGCTTCTGGTATCTACTTGGCAAGGATGACGAATACCCTTTAATTAGTGAGTTTTCATTTGACTATGACTTACCTGAAAATAAGCCAGAAGACTTCCCATCTCCTGAAGCCATACAGGGAGCGAATCTGTTCTTTAACAATCTCCAAAAGTATGCAGATTGGCTGAGTTCCAGCAATTCAACCAGAACTGCCTTTGCCACAGGTCTTTGATCTCTTTTTACACAAGTTCCAATCGTTTTTTACTCATAAGGTTTCAAACTCATGCTTCTTAACGGTTCGCACATAGCAAAATCATTCCCAAAATCTCCTAAAATTCACCACAGCGATCGAAAGATAGGGTTTATTGTTCTTACATCTGTCCTATTGTCAATCGGTGGGTGCGGTATTCAAGATATCATTGCCGTTCAAAACTTTGCTGCGATATCTGCAAAATCGACCGAGAAATTCCCTATCCTGGCTTCTGATTTTTACAAATCTTGTCTTAGAGCTGCAATACTAGACTCTGAAACAATACCAACTAGAAAAGAGCGTGAAGAAAGATGCGCTAAATTCAAGCAACTAGAACCTGGCTTAATTGCAACTCACCGGGTTGTAGAAGCATACATGCTAGCTTTAGGAACTTTAGCTTCCGATAAAACCATTGACTTTGCTTCAGAGTTTGCGAATCTGGGGACGCAGGTTAAAACTCTAAACGTATTAAAACCTGCCCAAACGGATGCTATTACAGGAATTTTGAACTTTTTGGCAAGTGCAGCAACCGATGGTTACCGTCGTGAAAAGCTCAAGGATGCTATTCAAATTAGCAATACCAATCTGCAAATCACTCTTGAGGCACTTAAATCTATAATTGGCGAAGACTACAAGCGGCTAATTAAGATAGAGAGCGACACAATTGATGACTACTACAAGCAAAAAATACTTGAACTTAAGGACAAAGATCCAGTTGCAGCCCTAGCTTTAAGAAATCAGTGGAAAGAGCAGAGCGAAATAATTGATAAAAAATTGAGTGCCGCCGATGACTATGTTGAAATCTTGAACGAGATTGGTAAGGCTCACCAACAGCTATATGACAACCGCAATACTCTAGACTCAGAAAAGATGATTCAAACTATGGTGGGGTATTCCCGCAGACTTCAACCCTTAATTGAAGATTTTGTCAAAGCTTTCTCGTAATAAATTCAGAATAAACCTATGAGCAATACAATAACGCTTGAACAAGCTCGCGAATGCGCAGATCAGCTTGTGGAAATTGCCGAGCAATTGTCAGATTTTAGATTCAAGAATTTTGATACTCTCACTGATGCCCAGCGCAATGAGATCCGTTTGAAAGTATCTTCTCTCAGGCGAATGGCAAGTGACATGACCGCCCTCATCGTGGGACAAACGCTACAGAATCTAACCGAAACTCTCAAGAAAATAACCGAAGCCACAAATGAGGCTGAAAAAGCCATTGAAAGAATAAATGAGGTAAAGAAGGCAATAAATATTGCAGCGTCAGCGATTAAACTCGCCGCCGCAATCATTACACTAAACCCAGCCGCTATTCTTGCAGCAGCTGGCGAGGTGATTTCTGTCAGCAAATAATATTCCTGCAGTTGCTTTCTGCTTGGATTGAGTGGTAATTGTCTTTATTTTGCAACTAGATTTTTATACTATTTAGGAGTCGAATTCCATGTCACGAAAACTTGCGATCGCTATCAGTGGTGCTGTTTCTTTAGGAAGCTACGAAGCAGGAGTAATGTATGAGGTATTAGAGGCAATCGACATGATGAAACCTTAGCTTATGAGAGAGGCTTTTAAACTCCCAACAATTTCTACTTTTGGAAAGATCTTTTACCATTGAAAGGGGATTACAATGACTACAGACTATATTATATTTATTCACGGTGTTAATGTTCGCGACCGAAGGGCTTATGAGATTCAAGCCGATAGAATGTTTCAGAACATTAAAGCCGCAGTTAACAATCCATCGCGAACCTTAAAGCCCGTTATTTTATTCTGGGGAGATATTGCAGCAGATTCAGTTATCACCCTACATGATGGATTAGAGTCATCTTCCAAATGGAAAGAATTTTGGTTTAAAGACCTACGAAATGAACAAGTTTTACCATTTGTGGGTGATGCAGCAATGTACCTCAGCCGATTTGTCAGTTCAAAAATTGTCCAGCAAATTACCACTCAAGCCCTCGATCAAATTGGACTATCGGTCGAAGAACTCAAAAATCCACCTAAAGAAGATCGACTTCATCTTGTTACCCATAGTTGGGGCACCGTCATTTTCTTTGATATCTTATTTGCTTCTCGTTGGGAAGATCCAGAACCCTTGGTTTCGAAAGATACTCGCAATCAGATTGAGCATATACGCCGTGGATTCTTTGGCATCGGTGGCAGTGAAGAAGAAAAGGGGTATGGTATTCCCTTGGCAAGCATTCATACAATGGGTTCTCCTATTGCCCTATTCAATTTAGTTAATATTCAAGGTGCTCGTTCCTTTAACTTCACTCCAAAACTTAAAGAGCTTTTAGCAGCCCTTAAGGATCGGCTGGGGAAACCTCTACTTTGGAAAAACTACGCTCATCCTGGTGACCCCATCGCTTATCCTTTAGAAGGATTGATTCCACTCTTCTTTGCTAAAACTCAAGATCTAGTTCAAGTTGAAGATGTCATGAGTCCAACCAGTTGGATTGGGCAGGCATTTGGACAGTCCATCCTCTCGATCGTTAATGGTGGCACAGCCCACGGAAGCTATTGGACTGAGCGTAAAGTTGCTCAAATGATTGGCAACGTCATTAGATCGACTCAAAATCAACCATAAAGACTGTAGCTCAATCTCAATCTCGGTTATCCAAGCCAATTTTTCTTTCAAAAAGCGTGCCATTAAGAAACTGATGCTTAAAATTACTGTTGGAGATCTCGATATCAACTACCAAATCCAGGGTAAAGGTCCACCGTTACTTATGATTATTGGGCTAAGTTTCAGTCTGCTCGACTGGGGCAAAAAACTCCCCGATCGCCTTGCTCAAAACTATCAACTGATCCTCTTCGATAACCGCGATGCAGGACAAACCAGTCAGTCTACACGCCCATATAGCATTACCGACATGGCAGATGATGCCGCAGGTTTGTTAGATGCTTTGAAAATTCCTAAGGCACATGTGTTTGGAGTCAGTATGGGTGGCGCGATCGCCCAGCAATTTGCCCTAAAATACCCTGACAAGCTAGATAAGCTCATCCTGGGCTGTACGATGGCAGGTGGCTCCTGTAGCCAATATGGGGATATCAGTGGAGTTATGGATGGGAACCTTTTAGAATTACTTTTCACACCAGAATTTATTAAGAGCGATCGCGCCGCACTTGAAGTCTTTCTCAAAGAAACAGCCCCATTTCATAGCAAGGGCGAAGCCTTACAACGGCAACTCCAAGCCTTTGCAACCCACAACACCTGTGATACCTTGCCCAACATTAAAGCCACTACACTTGTTCTTACAGGCGATCGGGATATAGTCATCCCTCCCACAAATAGCAATGTACTGGCTGCCAAAATTCCAAAAGCTAAATTGGAAGTCATTGCAGATGCCGCACATGGATTTTCCTATAGCCATGCAGATACAACGGCTAAACTAATTCTCGATTTTTTACAGTAACCACCCAACATGGAGAAAGCGATTATGAATGACCAACTCAAAGCAATCGAAAACACATTCTTTGCTTACGCTGGAGCCTTTAACAAACTTTACCCAACAGAAGTTGCGCCCTTTTTTCATTTGCCTTCCATGCTCATGACTTCAAGCCAAGTTGTAGTGATGAACAACTCGATTGAAGTGCTTGGTGTCTTTACAGTTCTAATGGATGGATTAAGAAGTAGAAATTTTGCAAAATCTAAAATCATTGGCGATCTCGAAATCAAGCAACTCAGTGATAATCAGGGACAAGTTGTTGGAGTTGCTAAGCGCTTCGACCAAGAAGACAAGGAAATCGAACACTTTGGCTTTACCTATACTCTGCGCAAAGTTGAAGACAAATGGAAGATTATTGTAGGCGTACTACATGAACCTGAACCACTTCCCGAATAATGGTCTAGATTGAAAAGCGCGATCGCTTTTCGATTAGCTGAAATGGGAAGGCGATCGCTTTTTTGCCAATAAATCAGACCGCATTGTCTCTGTTCTAGCGTACTGCTAAAATAGAAGCAGTTAATTCAAGGTTAAGTAAGGTTAAGTGTAGAATGCCAGTTACATTGCCACCAGAACTAGAGCAGTTTATCCAAAGTCAAGTCGCTAGCGGTAAGTATGCCTCTGTTGATGAGGTATTTTTAGCGGGTATTAAGCTATTAGAGGAACGAGAACGCCTTTATCAAGGGCGATTTGAAGAATTACGCCGTGAGGTTTTGGTTGGGGTCGGGGAAGCCGAGCAAGGCAAACTATTAGAGGCAGAAGCGGTAATAAGTGAGTTGCAAGAGAAATTGCGCCAACGCCGCGTTCAGAGCGATCCATGAGCAATTCTTGTAGAATCACACCAACAGCAAGTCGAGACATAGAGAGTATTATGGACTATCTTGCTGAGAAGGTGAGTTTTGAGATGGCAGAGCGTTTTCTTCAGAAGATAACCGAGAAATTTAAATTGCTAGCCAAGTTTCCTCAAATAGGACGAGGGCGAGATGAATTATATCTCGGCTTGCGGAGTCTACCCTTGGAAGAATACCTCATCTTTTATCGTTTAGTGCCTGAGGGAATCGAGGTGATGCGAGTGATGCCTGGCTATCGCGATCTGGGTGCGCTATTTGCTGAAACTGATGAAGGCTAAGCGATCGCTCCTAAATTTCACCAAAGTGCGATCGCTTTTCGATTAGCTTAAATGGGAAGGCGAGCTTGCCTACAGATTCATAGACGTTAAAAAAGATTTGAGGATGACTCAAAGACCTTTAGCAACCAAATAGCCATTGACCGATCCTCGTTAGCCTGCTACACCCTTACTATACTGTTGAGCTACAATCAAGCTACCCTATATAGTTCTGACACTGTGCTAGCTAACATCGATTCACCTGCGGGAACAAATCCAAATTCTTTGCGCCGACCGGAACTACTCGCCCCTGCCGGAGATTGGGATTGTGCGAAAGCGGCAGTCGAGAATGGTGCAGATGCGATTTATTTTGGGCTAGAGCGCTTTAACGCGCGGATGCGGGCGCAAAACTTTACGGAAGCCGATCTGCCCGCATTGATGGAATTCCTGCACCGACGTGGTGTCAAAGGATATCTTACGCTCAATACCTTAATCTTTCCCAAGGAGTTGGAAGCAGCCGATCGCTATCTCAAGACAACGATCGCAGCAGGAGTAGATGCTGTAATCGTCCAGGACATCGGCATTTGTCGATTAATTCGACATCTATCGCCGGATTTTCCCATCCATGCCTCTACTCAAATGACTATTACCAGTGCGGCAGGAGTAGAATTTGCTAAATCCTTGGGTTGCCAGCTAGTCGTTCTGGCGCGTGAATGTTCCCTTCAAGAGATTCGTCAGATTCAAAAGCAAAGCAGCGATCGCCAGGTTTCACTACCGCTCGAAGTATTCGTGCATGGGGCGCTATGCGTTGCCTACTCCGGTCAGTGCTTGACTAGCGAAGCTCTAGGAGGTCGCTCCGCCAATCGCGGTGAGTGCGCCCAAGCTTGCCGAATGCCCTACGACTTAATTGTCGACCGCAAAGTTAAGGATTTGGGCGATCGTAAGTATCTCCTCAGCCCTCAGGATCTGGCAGGCATAGATGTCCTGCCGGAACTCTTGCAAGCTGGCGTTCATTGCCTCAAAATCGAGGGTCGTCTCAAAGCGCCGGAATACGTGGCTAATATCACGCGCATCTATCGTCAAGCTATCGATCGAGTTGTAAATACTCCTGGCACTAGCGAACCGCTTGCGGTTACTCCAGAAGCGAAACAGAGAGAACGATATGAATTAGAAATGTCTTTCTCGCGCGGTCTCTACACGGGTTGGTTTCGCGGCATCCAC includes:
- a CDS encoding alpha/beta fold hydrolase translates to MLKITVGDLDINYQIQGKGPPLLMIIGLSFSLLDWGKKLPDRLAQNYQLILFDNRDAGQTSQSTRPYSITDMADDAAGLLDALKIPKAHVFGVSMGGAIAQQFALKYPDKLDKLILGCTMAGGSCSQYGDISGVMDGNLLELLFTPEFIKSDRAALEVFLKETAPFHSKGEALQRQLQAFATHNTCDTLPNIKATTLVLTGDRDIVIPPTNSNVLAAKIPKAKLEVIADAAHGFSYSHADTTAKLILDFLQ
- a CDS encoding type II toxin-antitoxin system RelE/ParE family toxin — translated: MSNSCRITPTASRDIESIMDYLAEKVSFEMAERFLQKITEKFKLLAKFPQIGRGRDELYLGLRSLPLEEYLIFYRLVPEGIEVMRVMPGYRDLGALFAETDEG
- a CDS encoding P-loop NTPase fold protein, with the protein product MEEVLTEKSVIKELQEGLLTLGYDPGVIDGILGARTRNALIELQKASGVQVDESSNDLARPEIRELQRQLRKLGYDPVYIDGIFGPKTREALIKFQEAVGIEAKGILDANTLANLQEELSNSSDSRTRLKKQGSTQIYTLQTDKPWELRFDALVIPVGNSGGLGSFGQSMSKAINGSYLAGIIEEEIKKQSQTHIEPSKPILVQIPASLNSQLSKLQSFETTARSLICATVEEKGRKQHVSVANAAKAVAATISLAADRGISRLVIPLLGTGVNQLNKDKVAEETLDTIIRELDANSSKTGGIKEITIVDRENIIETLRVAANRFRQEYLGQSPNNDLPEGEDLLQIKNEVYALAEVLLMRTLEPPLAVGILGSWGSGKSYIMHLMRQKMTQIRSNSITTKEAWGESDCEDRYSSQKQTSPYVGHVYQITFDAWTYARSNLWASLMETIFFELNRQLTLEKQLGAVGIDPLRGGEIWKVLSDGLTDEERQTLIKNVLESEKLQEWEKIASDRSLSDQLWTTLEETRKRENETLKEKEEALKREQEKLIKRQNSLEIEIAFQVQSDPVVSILESNLKMLMGESFNQFQDEIKRLTGGEINHEDLLWAKSKITTLTLSKILTPGSLWKWANLNWKGLFLFTVFVLLSISFPLLLGVQNNIISSLLTAMPALLPATAIAKNLLNTWHKWHESIEKYLDDYENQVLEAREKRIREDPDLKLIEGKIKQLETQVEEQRQRVITANRGSLADFVNTKVESGLYGKKLGLMQQVKSDLASLAEQLTLPNKDRVPAARFNQKTEFLSKLFPRGPARVVLYIDDLDRCPPQRVVEVLEAIQLLVKLPLFVVVLAIDERYIARALEKVYQGVLSRKGNPSGIDYIEKIIQIPYRVRPVMRNVLQGYLKFLMQISEDASHDSNDIFKEDKDPSDHKTTAEVTDPRLPSLPVLPPDDIKPLPRKVLEFTKEEFDTVKQCCQQVELSPRTIKRLINVYKLFKIILFRSSQLQSLQEDKDARTVIVSFLVLSGRYPSLMRGIFDNLELALEEDQSQNKALIEYFPEERGFNGDTYLSREWRRLRHDAKIMGFGELRFQKLNVEIFNLVRSFCFIGDIGYDPDDFAQNKIPNH
- a CDS encoding type II toxin-antitoxin system ParD family antitoxin, which translates into the protein MPVTLPPELEQFIQSQVASGKYASVDEVFLAGIKLLEERERLYQGRFEELRREVLVGVGEAEQGKLLEAEAVISELQEKLRQRRVQSDP